One Dialister invisus DSM 15470 genomic region harbors:
- the rpoD gene encoding RNA polymerase sigma factor RpoD: MKKKRQNLELWMGELRDKVRKDGTISNKDIMLFFTEKNLGQDDLSAVYELLHESNIDINFDEDASDEDLEILEDEETDDEKDIVEISDVMNTSDSINIDDPVKMYLKEIGAIKLLTGSQEIELAKLVEKGSFDDATGRDKMAADEAKKALSDANLRLVVSIAKKYLGRGLQFLDLIQEGNLGLLKAVDKFDYTKGFKFSTYATWWIRQAITRAIADQARTIRVPVHMVETINKLNRISRQLLQEKGREATNEELAKAMGVSVAKIREVKKIAQDPISLETPIGEKEDSHLGDFIEDHEAIAPDDAAGSILLREQIDELLRELTDRERQVLELRFGLKDGRPRTLEEVGKYFDVTRERIRQIEGKALTKLKKSAKSLANV; the protein is encoded by the coding sequence ATGAAGAAGAAAAGGCAAAATTTAGAGCTTTGGATGGGAGAACTGAGAGATAAGGTAAGGAAAGATGGGACAATTTCAAATAAAGATATCATGCTTTTCTTTACCGAAAAGAATCTGGGACAGGATGATCTTTCAGCGGTATATGAGCTGCTTCATGAAAGCAATATCGACATCAATTTCGATGAAGATGCATCCGATGAGGACCTGGAAATTTTAGAAGATGAAGAAACAGATGATGAAAAGGATATTGTCGAAATTTCTGATGTCATGAATACTTCTGATTCTATAAATATAGATGATCCGGTAAAGATGTATTTGAAAGAGATTGGAGCTATTAAGCTCCTTACAGGATCACAGGAAATAGAGCTTGCCAAGTTAGTGGAAAAAGGAAGCTTTGATGATGCAACTGGTCGGGATAAGATGGCTGCTGATGAGGCGAAAAAAGCGCTTTCTGATGCGAATTTAAGACTTGTTGTTTCTATTGCAAAAAAATATCTTGGCAGAGGACTGCAGTTCTTAGATTTAATTCAGGAGGGGAATTTGGGGCTCCTCAAAGCTGTAGATAAATTTGATTACACCAAAGGTTTTAAATTCAGTACATATGCAACATGGTGGATAAGGCAGGCAATTACGCGGGCTATTGCGGATCAGGCGCGTACGATCCGCGTACCTGTCCATATGGTGGAGACTATCAATAAGTTAAATCGTATTTCTCGTCAGCTGCTTCAGGAGAAAGGCCGGGAGGCTACCAACGAAGAGTTGGCAAAAGCCATGGGAGTAAGTGTTGCGAAAATTCGGGAAGTAAAAAAAATTGCCCAGGATCCCATTTCGCTGGAAACACCAATTGGAGAAAAAGAGGACTCCCATTTAGGCGACTTTATTGAAGATCATGAGGCAATTGCTCCCGATGATGCGGCGGGTTCCATTTTACTTCGGGAACAGATTGATGAACTGCTGCGAGAATTGACAGATCGTGAACGACAGGTACTTGAACTCCGATTTGGATTAAAAGATGGAAGGCCACGAACTTTGGAAGAAGTAGGAAAATATTTTGATGTAACCCGGGAGCGTATCAGGCAAATTGAGGGGAAAGCATTAACAAAACTGAAGAAGTCTGCAAAATCATTGGCCAATGTATAG
- a CDS encoding tRNA (adenine(22)-N(1))-methyltransferase: MKLTPRLRAVAGLVPCGSCIADIGTDHAYVPISLIHNGRIKYAIAGDIHAGPAQRAREHIKREGLSTKIKVREGAGLSILEEDEVDGAVIAGMGGFMIRDILKQEYVIAESIKWFILQPQNHTSDLYIWLQQNGYKIEQEVLAEEGTQLYEILYVTHGHMDPFSEIEAEIGVTESRYKDKLFVKHLKKLINQRKMILNGIDIESANVVNTAKYQKALTDEAILEEILWRFM; this comes from the coding sequence ATGAAACTTACACCTCGTCTGCGGGCTGTAGCGGGATTGGTTCCATGTGGTTCGTGTATAGCTGATATAGGGACAGATCATGCGTATGTACCTATTTCTTTGATTCATAACGGAAGAATTAAATATGCTATAGCGGGAGATATACATGCAGGTCCTGCGCAGCGGGCTCGGGAACATATAAAGAGGGAAGGTCTTTCAACGAAGATTAAGGTGCGCGAAGGTGCCGGATTATCTATTTTGGAAGAGGATGAAGTAGATGGTGCGGTGATCGCAGGGATGGGCGGATTTATGATTCGTGATATTTTAAAGCAGGAATATGTTATTGCTGAAAGTATTAAGTGGTTTATCCTGCAGCCACAAAACCATACATCCGATTTATATATTTGGCTGCAGCAAAATGGATATAAAATTGAACAGGAAGTTCTTGCTGAAGAAGGAACGCAGCTTTATGAGATCCTTTATGTGACACATGGGCATATGGACCCTTTTTCAGAGATAGAAGCTGAAATAGGAGTTACTGAGAGCCGATATAAAGATAAACTCTTTGTTAAACATTTGAAAAAACTTATCAATCAAAGAAAAATGATATTGAATGGCATTGATATTGAGAGTGCAAATGTCGTAAATACGGCAAAGTACCAAAAGGCATTAACGGATGAGGCTATTCTGGAGGAGATATTATGGAGATTTATGTAA